A window from Candidatus Peregrinibacteria bacterium encodes these proteins:
- a CDS encoding L-lactate dehydrogenase, whose product MRCRDSFKVSIIGCGNVGATMAYAMLLDGTPTDLTLIDINPDKAHGVLLDLEHSLSFTPYTKLESSGDMKACKGSSLIVITAGARQKEGETRLDLIAKNRSIFQNIIPKIAASAPNAILLIVSNPVDVLTYEAIKLSGFPKERVIGSGTLLDTARLQFHISEKLKINPRNIDSYVLGEHGDTSFPAFSCADVGGRPLKDIKGFTKKVADQCYKDTKEAAYRIIHDQGYTCYSISTAVLQIMKAIFENSHEVFPLSTLLEGYYGHKDVCLSVPCVLGRNGIERQIVIPLDAKEKKLLKKSVDTLKGYLKK is encoded by the coding sequence ATGAGGTGTAGAGATTCATTCAAAGTTTCGATTATCGGATGTGGGAATGTTGGTGCAACTATGGCGTACGCTATGCTGCTCGATGGAACTCCCACGGATCTGACTTTGATTGATATAAACCCGGATAAGGCGCACGGTGTATTACTGGATTTGGAGCATTCGCTCTCGTTCACTCCATATACCAAACTCGAATCTTCAGGTGATATGAAGGCCTGCAAAGGTTCTTCACTTATAGTGATTACGGCGGGAGCTCGGCAAAAAGAAGGTGAAACTAGACTTGATCTAATTGCAAAAAATCGGTCGATTTTTCAAAATATTATTCCAAAAATTGCCGCATCTGCACCGAATGCGATATTGTTAATCGTTTCAAATCCCGTGGATGTGCTGACGTATGAGGCTATTAAACTATCAGGATTCCCAAAGGAACGCGTGATTGGATCAGGTACCCTACTCGACACAGCACGATTGCAATTTCATATTTCAGAGAAACTTAAAATCAATCCGCGAAATATAGATTCGTATGTACTCGGCGAACATGGCGATACTTCTTTCCCTGCATTTTCATGTGCTGATGTTGGTGGCCGACCTTTGAAAGATATAAAAGGATTTACAAAAAAAGTTGCAGATCAATGTTACAAAGACACGAAGGAAGCTGCATACAGAATAATCCATGACCAAGGATACACTTGTTACTCTATCTCAACTGCAGTACTGCAAATCATGAAGGCTATATTTGAAAACAGCCATGAGGTATTCCCACTCTCAACTTTGCTCGAAGGATATTACGGGCACAAAGATGTGTGCTTGAGTGTACCATGCGTGCTTGGGCGCAATGGTATCGAAAGACAAATCGTAATCCCATTGGATGCCAAAGAGAAAAAACTACTCAAGAAATCTGTGGATACCTTGAAAGGTTATTTGAAGAAATAG
- a CDS encoding polyribonucleotide nucleotidyltransferase produces the protein MAKKHVRLEREFAGKPLILETGKLANMASGSVTITHGDMMCLVTTTIGEARDGADFFPLSVDFQDKFYASGKIKGSRFIKREGRPPESAILTSRLIDRPMRPMFPKGMRNSVQVIITMLSTDSSCNMGPLSMTGVSLGFMMGGMPFEGPVSGVRVGRINGNLILNPTYAEVEEGDFEIIVAGTPDSITMVESGAKQVSSDDMLAGLEFAHTHIKALCEIQKEFMAQYGEVTPCKFTSYEIPEDIKSEVTGVISADMIQTLYVAGKKEFAHAKEAIQDTILEKFTSNMERADAPWSKGDIKEAIDYVIKSEMRKEILATGRRLDGRGLIDVRTVSAEVGLLPRAHGSGLFNRGATQALTIATLGGPSDAQTIDEMDFETEKSYIHYYTFAPFSVGEAYPLRSAGRREIGHGMLAERALAPVLPAKEDFPYTMLLVSETLTCNGSSSMAAVCGSTLALMDAGVPIKAPVVGIAMGLIINEETGVYKVLSDIQAQEDFLGDMDFKVAGTGHGITALQLDTKVKGLKMSLLKEALEQAKTGQAYIWGEMEKSIAAPRPELNKYAPLIISMQIDPDDIGKVIGKGGETIQGMTKEFNVDININDDGTVVITSPDQVSGAAVKKKIEQITYKPKVGDEFEGKVVRIMDFGAFVQILPGLDGLVHISKLSKDRVERVEDVVKLGDMIKVKLNAIDDQGRYNLQKMD, from the coding sequence ATGGCAAAAAAACATGTACGGCTCGAAAGGGAATTCGCTGGAAAACCCCTTATTTTAGAAACAGGGAAACTTGCTAATATGGCAAGTGGATCTGTAACTATTACTCATGGAGACATGATGTGTCTCGTTACTACAACTATTGGAGAAGCGAGAGATGGTGCGGATTTCTTCCCACTTTCTGTAGATTTCCAAGACAAATTTTACGCATCAGGTAAAATCAAAGGATCTAGATTTATCAAACGTGAAGGGCGTCCACCTGAGAGTGCGATCCTAACTTCTCGTCTTATCGATAGACCTATGAGACCAATGTTTCCAAAAGGAATGAGAAATTCAGTTCAAGTTATCATAACAATGCTTTCAACTGATTCATCTTGTAACATGGGGCCTTTGTCTATGACTGGAGTATCTCTGGGATTTATGATGGGAGGTATGCCATTCGAAGGGCCGGTCAGCGGAGTTAGAGTAGGGCGAATCAACGGAAATTTAATCCTAAACCCAACTTATGCAGAAGTAGAAGAAGGTGATTTTGAAATTATCGTTGCTGGTACGCCTGACTCAATAACTATGGTTGAATCGGGAGCGAAGCAAGTTTCTTCAGATGATATGCTTGCAGGTTTGGAATTTGCACATACTCATATTAAAGCACTTTGTGAAATTCAAAAAGAATTCATGGCGCAGTATGGAGAAGTAACTCCATGTAAATTTACTTCATACGAAATACCGGAAGATATCAAGTCAGAAGTCACAGGTGTTATTAGCGCAGATATGATACAAACTTTATATGTAGCAGGTAAAAAAGAATTCGCACATGCAAAAGAGGCGATTCAAGATACTATTCTAGAAAAATTCACTTCAAATATGGAGCGAGCCGATGCGCCTTGGTCAAAAGGAGACATAAAAGAGGCTATCGATTACGTGATAAAATCAGAAATGCGAAAAGAAATACTAGCTACGGGACGTCGTTTAGACGGACGTGGACTTATTGACGTACGTACAGTTTCTGCAGAGGTTGGACTACTTCCTCGTGCACATGGATCAGGACTTTTCAATCGTGGAGCAACTCAAGCACTTACAATAGCAACCCTTGGTGGCCCATCTGATGCACAGACAATTGATGAAATGGATTTCGAAACTGAAAAATCATACATCCATTACTACACATTCGCACCATTCTCAGTTGGAGAAGCATACCCACTTCGTTCAGCAGGACGTCGTGAAATCGGACATGGTATGCTCGCAGAGCGAGCACTTGCCCCGGTTCTTCCGGCAAAAGAAGACTTCCCATACACAATGTTACTTGTTTCAGAGACTTTAACTTGTAATGGATCAAGCTCAATGGCTGCAGTTTGTGGTTCAACTCTTGCACTTATGGATGCCGGTGTGCCTATCAAGGCTCCGGTTGTTGGTATTGCAATGGGACTTATAATCAACGAAGAAACAGGAGTATACAAAGTTTTATCTGACATCCAGGCGCAGGAAGATTTCCTCGGAGATATGGATTTCAAAGTTGCAGGTACAGGTCACGGGATCACAGCTCTTCAACTTGATACAAAAGTAAAAGGACTCAAGATGTCGCTTCTTAAGGAAGCACTGGAACAAGCAAAGACAGGTCAAGCATACATCTGGGGCGAAATGGAAAAATCAATCGCCGCTCCAAGACCGGAACTTAACAAATACGCACCACTTATCATATCAATGCAAATCGACCCGGATGATATCGGTAAAGTTATCGGTAAGGGTGGAGAAACTATCCAAGGTATGACAAAAGAATTCAATGTTGATATCAATATAAACGATGACGGTACAGTAGTAATCACGTCTCCGGATCAAGTAAGCGGAGCCGCAGTGAAGAAAAAGATCGAACAAATCACTTACAAACCAAAAGTCGGAGACGAATTCGAAGGTAAAGTTGTCCGCATCATGGACTTTGGAGCATTCGTACAAATCCTACCTGGACTTGATGGACTAGTTCACATCTCAAAACTCTCAAAAGACCGCGTAGAGCGAGTTGAAGACGTAGTCAAACTCGGCGACATGATCAAAGTAAAACTAAACGCCATCGACGACCAAGGACGTTACAATCTCCAAAAGATGGACTAG
- a CDS encoding asparaginase domain-containing protein — MGEKTFTIHFIITGGTIDSHYDGSKDTAVPNIESVIPSFIESLKLYHDAEFTTICMKDSRELKRDDLENVLKTIEESPHNKIIVTHGTYTMPDTARFLKANLKRDDQTIVLTASAIPIQGFAPSDGPFNLGYAVAKLEELELGVYVAINGKVFSPEEVMKVMSEARFASIFNK; from the coding sequence ATGGGCGAAAAAACTTTCACAATCCACTTTATTATCACCGGCGGAACCATTGATTCTCATTATGACGGCAGTAAGGACACGGCTGTCCCCAATATAGAATCAGTCATTCCGTCTTTCATCGAAAGTCTTAAACTTTATCACGATGCTGAATTTACAACTATTTGTATGAAGGACAGCCGTGAACTCAAGCGTGATGATTTAGAAAACGTGCTCAAAACTATTGAAGAAAGTCCGCATAATAAAATTATCGTTACTCATGGAACTTACACAATGCCAGATACCGCACGTTTTCTAAAAGCCAATCTGAAACGAGACGATCAAACCATTGTCCTTACTGCCTCGGCAATTCCAATTCAAGGTTTTGCGCCGTCTGATGGACCTTTCAATCTTGGTTACGCCGTTGCTAAACTGGAAGAACTTGAACTGGGCGTTTATGTCGCCATTAACGGGAAAGTTTTTTCGCCCGAAGAAGTAATGAAAGTTATGAGTGAAGCAAGATTTGCTTCAATATTCAACAAGTAG
- the rpsO gene encoding 30S ribosomal protein S15 produces MIQEKKKIIETFAVHAKDTGSAQVQIAILTSRIDSLQSHLKGHPKDNHSRKGLLAMVGKRRKHLDYLKNRKADDYEKVIKDLGLRK; encoded by the coding sequence ATCATACAAGAGAAGAAAAAGATCATAGAGACTTTTGCAGTTCATGCAAAGGACACTGGATCGGCTCAAGTACAGATTGCGATCTTAACTAGTCGTATTGACTCTCTACAGTCACACTTGAAGGGTCATCCTAAAGACAATCATTCAAGAAAAGGACTTCTTGCAATGGTAGGAAAGAGAAGAAAACATCTTGATTACTTGAAGAATAGAAAGGCGGATGATTACGAAAAAGTGATCAAAGACCTGGGTCTCCGAAAATAA
- a CDS encoding Bro-N domain-containing protein, whose protein sequence is METTKIALFKGKKIRKTLFQNEWWFSVVDVVAALTNSLNPRDYWYRMKIRVKDEDGFELSTICRQLKLQAEDGKMRETDCADTEGVFRIIQSIPSKKAEPFKRWLAKVGFERVQEIENPELATKRTRMLYKLKGYPDDWIEKRMRGIAIREELTDEWQNRGVIEQKDYEILTADISKATFGITPNEYKNIKGLKRENLRDHMDDFELIFTMLGERSTTEIHKTENSKGMPKLKHDAKRGGRIAGIAKEQLEKEIGRPIVSKKNFLPDKQVKKKLK, encoded by the coding sequence ATGGAAACTACAAAAATAGCATTATTTAAAGGTAAAAAAATTAGAAAAACACTATTCCAAAACGAATGGTGGTTTTCAGTTGTAGATGTCGTTGCGGCATTAACGAACAGTTTAAATCCTCGAGATTACTGGTATAGAATGAAAATTCGAGTAAAGGATGAAGATGGATTCGAACTGTCGACAATTTGTCGACAGTTGAAATTACAAGCAGAAGACGGCAAAATGCGAGAAACCGATTGTGCTGATACAGAAGGGGTTTTTCGCATTATTCAATCTATTCCATCCAAAAAAGCCGAGCCATTTAAGCGTTGGCTGGCAAAAGTAGGATTTGAACGAGTACAAGAAATAGAAAATCCCGAACTAGCAACAAAACGCACAAGAATGCTTTATAAGCTAAAAGGGTATCCTGACGATTGGATTGAGAAAAGAATGCGCGGAATTGCGATTCGCGAAGAATTAACAGATGAATGGCAAAACCGTGGAGTCATAGAACAAAAAGATTATGAGATCCTAACGGCTGATATCTCTAAAGCAACTTTTGGAATTACTCCAAACGAATATAAAAATATAAAAGGATTAAAACGAGAAAATTTGCGGGATCACATGGATGATTTCGAACTGATTTTCACAATGCTTGGCGAACGATCGACCACAGAAATTCATAAAACTGAAAACTCCAAAGGCATGCCAAAACTCAAACATGATGCAAAAAGAGGCGGGAGAATCGCCGGTATTGCAAAAGAACAACTAGAGAAGGAAATCGGGCGCCCTATTGTTTCCAAAAAGAATTTTTTACCAGATAAACAAGTAAAGAAAAAACTCAAATAA
- a CDS encoding GNAT family N-acetyltransferase yields MVAGVIEKYTKNDEIECIPTKQARVIELIVNEKHRGKNIGKLLMDKAEKYFQSQKCDVIFVDVFEPNVKAHDFYKKSGYQNRLITMIKKLP; encoded by the coding sequence ATGGTCGCTGGAGTTATCGAAAAATATACGAAAAATGATGAAATAGAGTGTATTCCTACAAAACAAGCAAGAGTTATTGAATTAATTGTAAATGAAAAACACCGTGGGAAAAACATAGGCAAACTACTTATGGATAAAGCTGAAAAATATTTCCAATCACAAAAATGTGATGTTATTTTCGTTGATGTGTTTGAACCAAATGTAAAAGCACATGATTTTTACAAGAAATCCGGATACCAAAACAGATTAATAACTATGATTAAGAAACTCCCGTAA